In one Nitratidesulfovibrio vulgaris str. Hildenborough genomic region, the following are encoded:
- the sctR gene encoding type III secretion system export apparatus subunit SctR: MALLGLAPFFLMMVTSYVKIVVVTSLVRNALGVQQVPPTMVMNGLAIILSIFIMAPVASGTLDLMQNMKIGPDPAPREIIALLDKASPPLRGFLERNADDKVVTVFMSTAKRIWPADQHASISRDNLLILIPSFTISELTRAFQIGFLLYLPFVAIDLVISNILLAMGMMMVSPMTISLPFKLLLFVTLDGWLKVSQGLLLSYR; the protein is encoded by the coding sequence ATGGCCCTGCTGGGTCTTGCGCCGTTCTTCCTGATGATGGTCACCTCGTACGTGAAGATCGTGGTCGTCACCTCGCTGGTGCGCAACGCCCTCGGGGTGCAGCAGGTGCCGCCCACCATGGTCATGAACGGCCTCGCCATCATCCTGAGCATCTTCATCATGGCCCCGGTGGCCTCGGGCACCCTCGACCTCATGCAGAACATGAAGATCGGCCCCGACCCGGCCCCGCGTGAGATCATCGCCCTGCTGGACAAGGCCTCGCCCCCGCTGCGCGGCTTTCTCGAACGCAACGCCGACGACAAGGTCGTAACGGTGTTCATGAGCACCGCCAAGCGCATCTGGCCCGCCGACCAGCACGCCAGCATCTCGCGCGACAACCTGCTCATCCTCATTCCGTCGTTCACCATCTCCGAACTGACGCGGGCCTTCCAGATTGGCTTTCTGCTCTATCTGCCCTTCGTCGCCATCGACCTTGTCATCTCCAACATCCTGCTTGCCATGGGCATGATGATGGTCTCGCCCATGACCATATCGCTGCCCTTCAAGCTGCTTCTCTTCGTCACCCTCGACGGCTGGCTCAAGGTCAGTCAGGGGCTGCTTCTCAGTTACCGCTAG